A region from the Halomarina litorea genome encodes:
- a CDS encoding cupin domain-containing protein — protein sequence MEHVRVDDVDSWMGPASVKRPLGRALGTEDVALSYYELDAGESFAFGYHRHEGQEEVFYVVSGAVTFRTEDGDVVVESGEAVRFAPGEYQQGVNRGDERVVAIALGAPAESGETDIRRECPDCGTETSQRIERAEDGDALVTLCVECGAETGRFD from the coding sequence CGACGACGTCGACTCGTGGATGGGACCGGCGAGCGTCAAGCGCCCCCTCGGGCGGGCGCTCGGGACCGAGGACGTGGCGCTCAGCTACTACGAACTCGACGCGGGCGAGAGCTTCGCCTTCGGCTACCACCGCCACGAAGGACAGGAGGAGGTGTTCTACGTCGTCTCGGGGGCGGTCACGTTCCGGACCGAGGACGGCGACGTCGTGGTCGAATCCGGCGAGGCGGTCCGGTTCGCCCCCGGCGAGTACCAGCAGGGGGTCAACCGTGGCGACGAACGGGTCGTCGCCATCGCCCTCGGCGCGCCCGCCGAGAGCGGCGAGACGGACATCAGACGCGAGTGTCCCGACTGCGGCACGGAGACGTCACAGCGCATCGAGCGCGCGGAGGACGGCGACGCACTCGTCACGCTCTGTGTCGAGTGCGGCGCGGAGACGGGGCGGTTCGACTGA